GGGGCTCGCCGCGCTCGTCGCCGTCTTCGCCGTCCGCAGGGCCGGCCGCTTCATGGTCGCCGGACTCCTCGCGCTCTCCGGCGCCGGCACCGTCGCCGCGGCCCTGCTCGGCGCCTCCGACAGCTCCGCGCTGGACGAGAAGGCCGCGCAGGCCTCCGGCGACACCTCGGCCACCGTCCAGGCCCTCACCCACACCGCCTGGCCGTACGTCGCGGCCGTCGGCGGCGCCCTGATCCTGCTCGCCGGACTGCTGGCCCTGCGCTACGGCCGGCTGTGGCCCGGGATGTCCGGCCGCTACGAGCGCGGCGGCACCCCCCGCCCGCGCCGCAAGGCCCCGGCCGCCGACCCCGACCGGCCCGAGGAGCTCTGGAAGGCCCTCGACCGGGGCGAGGACCCGACCGGCGCGTAGCGGCTCCGCTCGGGAGGGCCGTTATGAAGCTGCGGGTCGGTGGGGGCTGGTCGCGCGCACGCGGCGGTAGCCGCATATCGACACAGCCGCGCCCCCCTCAGGGGCGCTGCAGCCCCCCGGTGTCGACCCGTGAGGGCTACCCCCGATCACCTCATGCTCACGCGTGCGCGACAATGGCAGCGAGCGTCCGGCTCGGACATGTACTTCAGCAACGAGGAGCAAGCAATGGCGGGCAGCAGCCACGGTCACACCCCGGCCGCCTGGACCGGTGTCACGATCGCCTTCATCGGTTTCTGCGTCTCGGGCGCCTTCATGGTGATGGCCCAGCCCGCGGGTTTCTGGGCCGGCCTGGGCGTCGTGGTCCTCGGTGGCGTCGTCGGCTGGATCATGAGCGCGATGGGCATGGGCCAGCCGAAGGACGCGCACAAGGCGCTGCTCACGACGCAGGAGCGCGAGACGGCGACCGTCGAGAGCTGAGGCGCGTACGACTTCGCTGAGGGGCGACCCGGTGCCGATGGGTGCCAGGGGCGCCCCTCCCGCGCGTTCGGAGGGGACAATGCAGGACGTGAACGCCGACAACCGGAGGTCGACCGGGTCCGGTGCCGTGCTGGGGCGACTGGCCGTCCCGGCCGGGGTGCTCGCGGCCGTCGTCGGCGCCTTCGCGTACGTGGGGACCGTGGACCCGAACGAGCCCGGCCACTACCCCGCCTGTCCGCTCCTGCGGTTCACCGGCATCTACTGTCCCGGCTGCGGCGGACTGCGCAGTGCGCACGCCGTCGTCCACGGGGACTTCGCGGCGGCACTCCAGGACAACGCGCTCGCTGTCGTCGGCTATGGGCTCTTCGCCGTGGTGTGGACCGTCTGGGTGGTCCGGGCGGTCCGAGGGCGGCCGATCAGCCTCGTTCTCTCGCCGGTGCAGCTGCGGGCCGTGGGGGCATTGCTGCTGGTCTTCACCGTTGTCCGGAACCTGCCCTTCGGTGGCTGGCTACACCCTTGATCAACCGGAGAACGTCCAGGTAGTGGGACCGGCGTCAACTGGATGCGAGGCCTACGCCCTCCTCCGGATACCATCGCAGTGACCATAGTTTTCGCATCGCTTTCACAACCGACCGTCTGGAAGGGGGCCGCTCGCGTGAGTGTGCTCGACGAGATCATCGACGGAGTCCGTGCCGACCTCGCGGAGCGGCAGGCGCGCGTCAGCCTCGACGAGCTCAAGGAGCGCGCGGCGAAGGCTCCCGCGGCCAAGGACGGCGTCGCCGCGCTGAAGGGCGACGGCGTCAAGGTCATCTGCGAGGTCAAGCGCTCCAGCCCCTCCAAGGGTGCGCTGGCCGCTATCGCCGACCCGGCCGGACTCGCCGCGGACTACGAGGCGGGCGGCGCGGCCGTCATCTCCGTCCTCACCGAGGAGCGCCGCTTCGGCGGCTCGCTGGCCGACCTGGAGGCGGTCCGCGCGCGCGTGGACATCCCGGTCCTGCGCAAGGACTTCATCGTCACGTCGTACCAGCTGTGGGAGGCCCGGGCGTACGGCGCCGACCTCGCCCTGCTGATCGTCGCGGCCCTCGACCAGTCGGCGCTGGAGTCGCTGATCGAGCGGGCCGTGTCCATCGGCCTGACCCCGCTGGTCGAGGTGCACGACGAGGACGAGGTCGAGCGTGCCGTGGACGCGGGCGCGAAGATCATCGGTGTCAACGCGCGGAACCTGAAGACCCTGGAGGTCGACCGCGGGACGTTCGAGCGCGTCGCGCCCGAGATCCCCTCGGGCCTCGTCAAGGTGGCCGAATCCGGCGTCCGGGGCCCGCACGACCTCATCGCGTACGCCAACGCCGGCGCCGACGCGGTCCTGGTCGGCGAGTCCCTGGTCACGGGCAAGGACCCGAAGACGGCGGTCGCCGACCTGGTGGCGGCGGGGGAACATCCCGCATTGCGGCACGGCCGCGGCTGATCACCCGCTAGGCTTAACCCCGATGACTCTCCCGACCACCCTGACGACCCGGGACCCGTACGCCCGCCTCGCGCGCGGCTGCCGTCCCCGGGGTTGCCGCGCGCCCGCGCGCAGGGTGCATGGTCGCAGGGTCCGTTACGTCATCGGTGACGAGCCTGGGCAGGTGAACGGCCGTCGATGGCAGCGCGCCCCTTAGGGGCGCGGGACTCTGCCTGATTTGCGGCTACCGCCGCGCGTGCGCGACAAGCCACAGCCGGCCGGTAGCCGACTGACAAAGCCCCGCCCCCACGGCGATTAGTGCATTCACACACACTCACCGTGAGGTTTCCGCATGCCCAGCGAGTTCTTCATCCCTGACCCCGAGGGCCAGGTTCCCAGCGCCGAAGGCTACTTCGGCGCGTTCGGCGGCAAGTTCATCCCGGAGGCCCTCGTCGCCGCCGTGGACGAGGTGGCCGTCGAGTACGACAAGGCCAAGCACGACCCCGAGTTCGCCCGGGAGCTCGACGACCTGCTCGTCAACTACACCGGTCGCCCCAGCTCCCTCACCGAGGTGCCTCGTTTCGCCGAGCACGCCGGTGGCTGCCGCGTGTTCCTCAAGCGCGAGGACCTCAACCACACCGGCTCTCACAAGATCAACAACGTGCTCGGCCAGGCCCTGCTCACCAAGCGCATGGGCAAGACCCGGGTCATCGCCGAGACCGGTGCCGGTCAGCACGGCGTCGCGACCGCCACGGCCTGCGCGCTGTTCGGCCTCGACTGCACGATCTACATGGGCGAGATCGACACCCAGCGCCAGGCCCTCAACGTGGCCCGGATGCGCATGCTCGGCGCCGAGGTCATCGCCGTGAAGTCCGGCAGCCGCACCCTCAAGGACGCCATCAACGAGGCGTTCCGCGACTGGGTGGCGAACGTCGACCACACGCACTACCTCTTCGGCACGGTCGCCGGCCCGCACCCCTTCCCCGCCATGGTCCGCGACTTCCACCGCGTGATCGGCGTCGAGGCACGCCGTCAGCTCCTGGAGCGCGCCGGCCGCCTCCCCGACGCCGCCGTCGCCTGCGTCGGCGGCGGCTCCAACGCCATCGGTCTCTTCCACGCCTTCATCCCGGACACGGACGTACGCCTCATCGGCTGCGAGCCCGCCGGGCACGGCGTCGAGACCGGTGAGCACGCGGCCACGCTGACCGCCGGCGAGCCCGGCATCCTGCACGGCTCCCGCTCCTACGTCCTGCAGGACGAGGAGGGCCAGATCACCGAGCCGTACTCGATCTCGGCAGGCCTGGACTACCCCGGCATCGGCCCCGAGCACTCCTACCTCAAGGACACCGGCCGCGGCGAGTACCGCGCGGTCACCGACGACGCGGCCATGCAGGCCCTGCGCCTGCTGTCGCGCACCGAGGGCATCATCCCGGCCATCGAGAGCGCACACGCCCTCGCGGGCGCCCTCGATGTCGGCAAGGAACTGGGCAAGGACGGGCTGATCGTGGTCAACCTGTCCGGGCGCGGCGACAAGGACATGGACACCGCCGCGCGCTACTTCGGCCTGTACGACACCGATGCCGAAGTCGCTGCCAACGCGGCCGATGTCGCGGAGATCGAGGGGGACGCCAAGTGAGCGGCAACATCCAGCTGTTGACGGACACCCTGCACGCTGCCAAGGCCGAGGGCCGCTCCGCCCTCATCGCCTACCTCCCGGCGGGGTTCCCGACCGTGGACGGCGGCATCGAGGCGATCAAGGCCGTACTCGACGGGGGCGCGGATGTCGTGGAGGTGGGTCTGCCGCACAGCGACCCCGTCCTCGACGGCCCCGTCATCCAGACCGCCGACGACATCGCCCTGCGCGGCGGGGTCAAGATCGCGGACGTCATGCGCACGGTCAAGGAGGCCTACGAGGCCACCGGGAAGCCGATCCTCGTCATGACGTACTGGAACCCCATCGACCGCTACGGCGTCGAGCGCTTCACCGCCGAGCTCGCCGAGGCGGGCGGCGCCGGGTGCATCCTGCCCGACCTGCCCGTCCAGGAGTCGGCCCTGTGGAGGGAGCACGCCGAGAAGCACGGGCTCGCGACGGTCTTCGTCGTGGCGCCCAGCAGCAAGGACGAGCGGCTCGGGCAGATCACCGCGGCGGGCAGCGGCTTCGTCTACGCCGCCTCGCTGATGGGCGTCACGGGTACCCGTGAGTCCGTGGGCGCGCAGGCGCAGGACCTGGTCGAGCGCACCCGGGCCACCGGCACCGACCTGCCCGTCTGCGTCGGGCTCGGCGTCTCCAGTGCCGAGCAGGCCGCCGAGGTCGCCGGCTTCGCCGACGGCGTGATCGTCGGCTCGGCCTTCGTCAAGCGGATGCTGGACGCGCCGGACGACGCGGCCGGCGTCGAGGCCGTGCGCACGCTCGCCGGCGAGCTGGCGAAGGGCGTGCGCGGGCAGGCGTAGGAAGCGCCCTGCGGCCGTAGGAGACATCTTCAGAAGAAGGTCATTCCGTACGAGTCGCTCGAACGGGTGGACCTGAGACCGGGGAGGCGCGCTGCGCCTCCCCGGTTCGTTCTGCGGGTGTGAGCGAAAAGAATCGTGACGGAAAGCGGACCGCCCGGGAGCGGCTGGCGGTCGAGCGTGAGAAGCAGAAGGCCGCCGACAGGCGGCGCCGTACGCTGATCGTCGGCGCCAGCGTCGTCTGCGTCCTGGGCCTCGCGGCGGTGATCGGAGTCGTCGCGGCGAACGCCGGCAAGGACGACAGCAGTGAGGCGGGGCCGGTGGTCGGGCCCTCGGGGGCACAGGGCAAGGACGGGCTCGCGATCCCGGTGGGCGAGGAGAGCGCCAAGTCGACGCTCACCGTCTGGGAGGACTTCCGCTGCCCGGCCTGCAAGTCCTTCGAGGACGCGTACAGATCGACGATCCACGAGCTGACGGAGTCCGGCAAGCTCAAGGTCGACTACCACCTGGCGACGATCATCGACGGCAACATGGGCGGCACCGGCTCCCGCAACGCGGCCAATGCCGCGGCCTGCGCCCAGGACACCGGGAAGTTCACGCCGTACCACGACGTGCTGTACCAGAACCAGCCTCCCGAGGTCGACGACGCCTTCGCCAAGAACAGCAAGCTCCTGGAGCTCGCGGGCAAGGTCAAGGGCCTGGACACGCCCGCCTTCCGCAAGTGCGTCGAGGACGGTACGCACAACAGCTGGGTCAACAAGTCCAACGAGGCGTTCCAGAAGGGCGGCTTCAGCGGCACGCCGACGGTGCTGCTGAACGGCAAGAACATCTACCAGGACCAGACGATGACGCCGGCGAAGCTGAAGCAGATGGTGGAGGAGGCCGCCAAGGGGTGAAGCTCCCGCGGGGCAGGGCCTGATCGAGGCGCTGCCCGTTATGGACCCGTAGCCGGGCTGCCTGCCATCGCTGCCGCCCGGCAGGGTAGCGTCGACCTTGCCATGGAACTTGCCTACATTCCCAGCCCGTCGCGCGGGGTGCTGTACCTCGGCCCCGTCCCGCTGCGCGGCTACGCGTTCTGCATCATCATCGGTGTCTTCGTAGCCGTCTGGCTCGGCAACAAACGCTGGATCGCCCGGGGCGGGCGAGCCGGCACGGTGGCCGACATCGCGGTCTGGGCCGTGCCCTTCGGCCTCCTCGGCGGGCGTCTCTACCACGTGATCACGGACTACGAGCTGTACTTCAGCGAGGGCCGCGACTGGGTGGACGCCTTCAAGATCTGGGAGGGCGGCCTCGGTATCTGGGGTGCGATCGCGCTCGGCGCGCTGGGCGCGTGGATCGGCTGCCGCCGCCGGGGCATCCCGCTGCCCGCGTACGCCGACGCCGTCGCCCCCGGGATCGCCTTCGCCCAGGCGATCGGGCGCTGGGGCAACTGGTTCAACCAGGAGCTGTACGGGCGGCGGACGGATGTCCCCTGGGCCCTGGAGATCACGTCCTCCGCGGACGGGCGGATGCCGGGCACCTATCACCCGACGTTCCTGTACGAATCCCTGTGGTGCATCGGCGTCGCGCTGCTGGTGATCTGGGCCGACCGCCGCTTCAAGCTGGGGCGCGGGCGGGCGTTCGCACTGTACGTCGCCGCGTACTGCTCGGGCCGCGCGTGGATCGAGTACATGCGTGTCGACGATGCCCACCACATCCTGGGCCTGCGGCTGAACGTCTGGACCGCGCTGATCGTGTTCCTGCTCGCGGTGGCGTACCTCGTGGTGTCGGCGAAGAAGCGGCCCGGCAGGGAAGCCGTCGTCGAGCCGGGAGCGGCTTCCGTCGGCGGTGAGGCCGACGGTGAGGTCGAGGGCGGTACCGAGGCCGACGCCGGGAAGGCCGAGAGCGAGAAGGCCGAGGCGGACGCGTCGGACGCGGAGGACGGGAAGGAACCCAGCGACAAGGCCGAGTCGGCGACGAAGAAGACGTGACGCTCGGCTCTACGTGACGAGGGCGCTCGGGACTGTCCGGGCGCCCTCGTTGTGTGTCCGGCGTGGTCAGCGCCTGCGGGCCAGTGACAGGGTGCGCTGGGCCGCTGCCACCACCGCCGCGTCGATGAAGGTTCCGTCCCGCAGGGCCTGGGCGCCGTGTTCTGTCGCCGCTGCCTTGAGGATCGTCTCCGCCTGTTCCAGTTCCGCCTCCGTGGGGAGGTAGGCCCGTTCGATCACCGGGAGTTGGCGGGGGTGGATGGCCGCCCGGCCCCGGAAGCCCAGGGCGCGGCCGTGGGCGCAGGACGCCGCCAGGCCCTCCAGGTCGCGGATGTCCGGGTGGACGGACTGGGGCGGAGG
Above is a window of Streptomyces sp. DT2A-34 DNA encoding:
- a CDS encoding TIGR02234 family membrane protein; translated protein: MEYVTAVPHPRSEAPGSARAGRMSLAVALLCGALGAAVALLATRQRWSEGTATVAGGAFPLTAKGSDVTGVPAALAIVGLAALVAVFAVRRAGRFMVAGLLALSGAGTVAAALLGASDSSALDEKAAQASGDTSATVQALTHTAWPYVAAVGGALILLAGLLALRYGRLWPGMSGRYERGGTPRPRRKAPAADPDRPEELWKALDRGEDPTGA
- a CDS encoding HGxxPAAW family protein, which encodes MAGSSHGHTPAAWTGVTIAFIGFCVSGAFMVMAQPAGFWAGLGVVVLGGVVGWIMSAMGMGQPKDAHKALLTTQERETATVES
- a CDS encoding DUF2752 domain-containing protein, which translates into the protein MQDVNADNRRSTGSGAVLGRLAVPAGVLAAVVGAFAYVGTVDPNEPGHYPACPLLRFTGIYCPGCGGLRSAHAVVHGDFAAALQDNALAVVGYGLFAVVWTVWVVRAVRGRPISLVLSPVQLRAVGALLLVFTVVRNLPFGGWLHP
- the trpC gene encoding indole-3-glycerol phosphate synthase TrpC codes for the protein MSVLDEIIDGVRADLAERQARVSLDELKERAAKAPAAKDGVAALKGDGVKVICEVKRSSPSKGALAAIADPAGLAADYEAGGAAVISVLTEERRFGGSLADLEAVRARVDIPVLRKDFIVTSYQLWEARAYGADLALLIVAALDQSALESLIERAVSIGLTPLVEVHDEDEVERAVDAGAKIIGVNARNLKTLEVDRGTFERVAPEIPSGLVKVAESGVRGPHDLIAYANAGADAVLVGESLVTGKDPKTAVADLVAAGEHPALRHGRG
- the trpM gene encoding tryptophan biosynthesis modulator TrpM, which encodes MTLPTTLTTRDPYARLARGCRPRGCRAPARRVHGRRVRYVIGDEPGQVNGRRWQRAP
- the trpB gene encoding tryptophan synthase subunit beta, which codes for MPSEFFIPDPEGQVPSAEGYFGAFGGKFIPEALVAAVDEVAVEYDKAKHDPEFARELDDLLVNYTGRPSSLTEVPRFAEHAGGCRVFLKREDLNHTGSHKINNVLGQALLTKRMGKTRVIAETGAGQHGVATATACALFGLDCTIYMGEIDTQRQALNVARMRMLGAEVIAVKSGSRTLKDAINEAFRDWVANVDHTHYLFGTVAGPHPFPAMVRDFHRVIGVEARRQLLERAGRLPDAAVACVGGGSNAIGLFHAFIPDTDVRLIGCEPAGHGVETGEHAATLTAGEPGILHGSRSYVLQDEEGQITEPYSISAGLDYPGIGPEHSYLKDTGRGEYRAVTDDAAMQALRLLSRTEGIIPAIESAHALAGALDVGKELGKDGLIVVNLSGRGDKDMDTAARYFGLYDTDAEVAANAADVAEIEGDAK
- the trpA gene encoding tryptophan synthase subunit alpha, whose product is MSGNIQLLTDTLHAAKAEGRSALIAYLPAGFPTVDGGIEAIKAVLDGGADVVEVGLPHSDPVLDGPVIQTADDIALRGGVKIADVMRTVKEAYEATGKPILVMTYWNPIDRYGVERFTAELAEAGGAGCILPDLPVQESALWREHAEKHGLATVFVVAPSSKDERLGQITAAGSGFVYAASLMGVTGTRESVGAQAQDLVERTRATGTDLPVCVGLGVSSAEQAAEVAGFADGVIVGSAFVKRMLDAPDDAAGVEAVRTLAGELAKGVRGQA
- a CDS encoding thioredoxin domain-containing protein, whose amino-acid sequence is MSEKNRDGKRTARERLAVEREKQKAADRRRRTLIVGASVVCVLGLAAVIGVVAANAGKDDSSEAGPVVGPSGAQGKDGLAIPVGEESAKSTLTVWEDFRCPACKSFEDAYRSTIHELTESGKLKVDYHLATIIDGNMGGTGSRNAANAAACAQDTGKFTPYHDVLYQNQPPEVDDAFAKNSKLLELAGKVKGLDTPAFRKCVEDGTHNSWVNKSNEAFQKGGFSGTPTVLLNGKNIYQDQTMTPAKLKQMVEEAAKG
- the lgt gene encoding prolipoprotein diacylglyceryl transferase → MELAYIPSPSRGVLYLGPVPLRGYAFCIIIGVFVAVWLGNKRWIARGGRAGTVADIAVWAVPFGLLGGRLYHVITDYELYFSEGRDWVDAFKIWEGGLGIWGAIALGALGAWIGCRRRGIPLPAYADAVAPGIAFAQAIGRWGNWFNQELYGRRTDVPWALEITSSADGRMPGTYHPTFLYESLWCIGVALLVIWADRRFKLGRGRAFALYVAAYCSGRAWIEYMRVDDAHHILGLRLNVWTALIVFLLAVAYLVVSAKKRPGREAVVEPGAASVGGEADGEVEGGTEADAGKAESEKAEADASDAEDGKEPSDKAESATKKT